One segment of Sphingomonas qomolangmaensis DNA contains the following:
- a CDS encoding ATP-binding protein, with product MGNAETLRRIADALDRLAPPRAATADPLAHPAYVWRGGALTAARSFVPLPIDRLVGIDAQKATLLANLRRLAAGHAAQDALLWGARGMGKSALVKAVVGAVQAEGGALALVEAGASEVGSLPALFAAIDGTARAFVIFVDDLGFDTAADARSLRSLLEGGAEARPDNARLVVTSNRRHLIPRNLADQEDAINQRDVIDDQLALADRFGLSLGFHALDQEGYLAIVRGYCQAEGLPFDAHDAVQWATRRGSRSGRVAWQYVTEVAGREGRAV from the coding sequence ATGGGAAATGCCGAAACGCTCAGGCGCATCGCCGACGCACTCGACCGGCTGGCACCGCCGCGCGCCGCCACCGCCGATCCGCTTGCGCACCCCGCCTATGTCTGGCGCGGTGGTGCGCTGACGGCCGCGCGGTCGTTCGTGCCGCTGCCGATCGACCGGCTGGTGGGGATCGATGCGCAGAAGGCGACGTTGCTTGCCAATCTGCGCCGGTTGGCCGCGGGCCACGCGGCGCAGGACGCGTTGCTATGGGGCGCGCGCGGCATGGGCAAGTCGGCGCTGGTAAAGGCGGTGGTTGGCGCGGTGCAGGCCGAAGGCGGCGCGCTGGCGCTCGTCGAAGCCGGGGCGAGCGAGGTCGGAAGCTTGCCCGCATTGTTCGCGGCGATCGACGGCACCGCGCGCGCGTTCGTGATCTTCGTCGATGACCTGGGCTTCGACACCGCCGCCGATGCGCGGTCGCTGCGCTCTTTGCTCGAGGGCGGGGCCGAGGCGCGGCCTGACAATGCGCGGCTGGTGGTGACCTCGAACCGCCGCCATTTGATCCCGCGCAACCTCGCCGACCAGGAAGACGCGATCAATCAGCGCGACGTGATCGACGACCAATTGGCGCTCGCCGACCGTTTCGGGCTGAGCCTGGGCTTCCACGCGCTCGACCAGGAGGGCTATCTCGCGATCGTGCGGGGCTATTGCCAGGCCGAAGGCCTGCCCTTCGACGCGCACGACGCGGTGCAATGGGCGACGCGGCGCGGCAGCCGGTCGGGGCGGGTGGCGTGGCAATATGTCACCGAGGTCGCCGGGCGCGAGGGGCGGGCGGTCTAG
- a CDS encoding tetratricopeptide repeat protein: MASSRSARRTLRRRMAIGVLVVAALLAAIFVARARWPERSDRAGSDAAIARALGELQTGNPSAAVAAAHEAVLADPAHGLAHAVLARTLLALDDGVGAAAALDRAAKAGFDMRRVAQLRAHASYLQGDAEAALAEVGRSHPRYAVYADRIRALALADQGDTDRARALLDAATAARPGDWAGWVALARFRQDIGDEGGAIAASERAIAADRRQVDTLRLRGEMVRSQFGPVAALPWFEQAAARDPRHFGALIAYAATLGDIGRTREMLATVRRAEAVRPGDPQALYLQAVLAARAGRFALAESVVQRLGGAGESMPGVLLLKGVVDIKAGRLEQAIATLRSLIDRQPRNFTARRLLAAALARSDASRAAIDALRPVIERSDADSYALVTAARAFERIGERDPAAGLLDRAAVPARGGSGAFVGGTNLSAALASARRARGAAGPTIAYVRAMVRSGDLEGALAEARALAGRYPGLPAAHIAIGDVAMLARQPTPAAQAFARAASLRFDEPAMLRLVEAQDAAGQRGEAANTLALFVSQHPGNLAALRLSAAWQLAGGEPGSAIDSFAAIRAVAGNRDAAVLLGSATAHLAIGETDRALEFARDAYALQPQNPMVADAYGEALRASGDRQGAVQLLRKAAAIAPGHPGIAAHLTQAIAELRAS, from the coding sequence ATGGCCTCCAGCCGTAGCGCCCGCCGGACGCTGCGACGGCGGATGGCGATCGGGGTGCTGGTGGTTGCCGCGCTGCTGGCCGCGATCTTCGTTGCGCGCGCGCGGTGGCCCGAGCGCAGCGATCGCGCGGGATCGGATGCGGCGATCGCGCGCGCGCTGGGTGAGCTCCAGACGGGTAACCCGAGCGCGGCGGTCGCAGCGGCGCATGAAGCGGTCCTTGCCGATCCGGCGCACGGGCTGGCGCACGCGGTGCTGGCGCGGACGCTGCTCGCGCTCGACGACGGAGTCGGTGCGGCGGCGGCGCTCGATCGCGCGGCGAAGGCAGGGTTCGACATGCGCCGCGTCGCGCAATTGCGTGCGCATGCGAGCTATCTCCAGGGTGATGCCGAAGCGGCATTGGCCGAAGTCGGACGCAGCCATCCGCGCTACGCCGTCTATGCCGATCGCATTCGTGCGCTGGCGCTCGCCGACCAAGGCGACACCGATCGCGCACGCGCGCTGCTCGATGCGGCGACGGCTGCCCGGCCGGGCGACTGGGCGGGGTGGGTGGCGCTTGCGCGGTTCCGGCAGGATATCGGTGACGAAGGCGGGGCGATCGCCGCGAGCGAACGCGCGATTGCTGCTGATCGGCGGCAGGTCGATACGCTGCGGCTGCGCGGCGAGATGGTGCGCAGCCAGTTCGGGCCGGTCGCGGCCTTGCCCTGGTTCGAGCAGGCGGCTGCCCGCGATCCGCGGCATTTCGGCGCGTTGATCGCCTATGCCGCGACGCTCGGCGACATCGGTCGCACGCGCGAGATGCTCGCGACAGTACGCCGCGCCGAAGCGGTTCGCCCAGGGGATCCGCAGGCACTGTATCTGCAGGCGGTGCTGGCGGCGCGCGCTGGGCGCTTCGCCCTCGCTGAATCGGTCGTCCAGCGGCTGGGCGGCGCGGGCGAATCGATGCCCGGGGTGCTGCTGCTCAAGGGGGTGGTCGACATCAAGGCCGGACGCCTCGAACAGGCGATCGCGACGCTGCGCAGCTTGATCGACCGCCAGCCACGTAATTTCACCGCGCGCCGGCTGCTCGCGGCGGCGCTCGCGCGATCCGACGCTTCGCGCGCCGCGATCGACGCGCTGCGCCCGGTCATCGAACGCAGCGATGCCGACAGCTATGCGCTGGTCACCGCCGCGCGCGCGTTCGAGCGGATCGGCGAACGCGACCCCGCCGCCGGGCTGCTCGATCGCGCCGCGGTGCCCGCGCGCGGCGGATCGGGGGCGTTTGTCGGCGGGACCAATCTCAGCGCTGCGCTGGCGAGCGCTCGGCGGGCGCGGGGGGCGGCCGGACCGACGATCGCCTATGTCCGTGCGATGGTGCGGAGCGGCGATCTGGAGGGGGCGCTTGCCGAGGCGCGAGCGCTGGCGGGGCGCTATCCGGGGTTGCCCGCGGCGCATATCGCGATCGGTGACGTAGCGATGCTGGCGCGCCAGCCGACGCCTGCCGCGCAGGCCTTTGCCCGCGCCGCCTCGCTGCGCTTCGACGAGCCCGCGATGCTCCGGCTGGTCGAGGCGCAGGACGCCGCCGGGCAGCGCGGCGAGGCGGCGAACACGCTCGCGCTGTTCGTGTCGCAGCATCCGGGCAACCTCGCGGCGCTGCGCCTCAGCGCGGCGTGGCAGCTCGCGGGTGGCGAACCCGGCAGCGCGATCGACAGCTTTGCGGCGATCCGAGCCGTGGCAGGGAATCGCGACGCGGCGGTGCTGCTGGGGTCGGCGACGGCGCATCTCGCGATAGGCGAGACAGACCGGGCGCTCGAATTCGCGCGCGACGCCTATGCGTTGCAGCCACAGAACCCGATGGTCGCCGATGCCTATGGCGAAGCGTTGCGCGCCAGCGGTGATCGCCAGGGGGCGGTGCAGTTGCTCCGCAAGGCAGCGGCGATCGCGCCCGGCCATCCCGGAATCGCCGCGCATCTGACGCAGGCGATTGCCGAGCTGCGCGCGTCGTGA
- a CDS encoding ribbon-helix-helix domain-containing protein, with protein MGEVRKITIEIDEDEASGIDSAVAAGDYVDAEAAVRAAVRYWQHARDAEITRLRGLIAEGLASGDPQPVTDEWFEDIIRRGKARLAAARADL; from the coding sequence ATGGGCGAAGTGCGCAAGATCACGATCGAAATCGACGAGGACGAGGCGAGTGGCATTGATAGTGCCGTCGCCGCCGGCGATTATGTCGATGCCGAAGCCGCAGTGCGCGCAGCAGTCCGCTATTGGCAACATGCCCGCGATGCCGAGATCACGCGCCTTCGCGGATTGATCGCCGAAGGACTTGCAAGTGGCGATCCGCAGCCCGTCACCGACGAATGGTTCGAGGACATCATTCGCCGCGGGAAAGCTAGATTGGCGGCAGCGCGCGCCGATCTATAA
- a CDS encoding type II toxin-antitoxin system RelE/ParE family toxin, which yields MRVDYLPSATGDLDAVFWYIAPHNEAAAERLIGRIKGSINRLGDYPRIGSPRPELGRTIRTLSVSDYLVIYRVEQVVEIIRVIHAARDVRSIDLT from the coding sequence ATGCGGGTCGATTATCTGCCCAGCGCCACCGGCGACCTTGACGCCGTTTTCTGGTATATCGCTCCTCACAATGAAGCAGCGGCCGAACGCTTGATCGGTCGGATCAAAGGCTCGATAAACAGGCTCGGAGATTATCCTAGGATCGGGTCCCCGCGTCCGGAACTGGGCAGGACGATCCGAACGCTTTCGGTATCCGATTATCTCGTGATTTACCGGGTCGAGCAGGTCGTAGAGATAATCCGGGTCATCCATGCGGCGCGCGACGTGCGATCGATTGACCTGACCTAG